Proteins encoded within one genomic window of Bacillus sp. F19:
- a CDS encoding EcsC family protein produces METKEQLLIQLKEIKKWEDDQKGLFFWEKIGRIPFKLLDKLTPAFVQKKIGVMLDELGSFIQSGGKYLTQKNGILKKVQLLVPDETVSTINDLKKVPLKVMNLVSGDLRTNRGNVATVQGATTGFGGIFTLAADIPVLLGLSLKTLQEIAIAYGYDPEDKEERIFIVKCLQFASADIVGKQAILNELSGFYNRSMEPAEMMSKLQGWREVVYTYRDHLGLKKLLQMVPVAGMLFGAYTNRSMVKDIAETGIMLYQKRRILERLESDPAMIIEEKGTQR; encoded by the coding sequence ATGGAAACGAAAGAACAGCTCCTCATTCAATTAAAAGAAATTAAAAAATGGGAAGATGATCAAAAAGGGTTATTTTTCTGGGAGAAAATCGGCCGGATTCCCTTTAAATTATTAGATAAGCTGACACCTGCTTTTGTTCAAAAGAAAATTGGTGTTATGCTTGATGAACTGGGAAGCTTCATTCAAAGCGGCGGCAAGTATTTAACACAAAAAAACGGCATTCTGAAAAAAGTCCAGCTGCTTGTTCCGGATGAGACGGTTAGTACTATAAATGATTTGAAAAAAGTACCTTTAAAGGTCATGAACCTCGTAAGCGGGGATCTGAGGACAAACCGGGGAAATGTTGCCACAGTTCAGGGTGCGACAACCGGATTTGGAGGAATTTTCACACTCGCCGCAGACATTCCTGTCCTGCTCGGACTTTCTCTAAAAACGCTTCAGGAAATTGCAATTGCTTATGGCTATGATCCTGAAGACAAGGAAGAGCGGATTTTCATCGTAAAGTGCCTCCAATTTGCATCAGCGGATATTGTCGGCAAACAAGCGATCCTAAACGAACTATCGGGTTTTTATAACCGCAGCATGGAGCCTGCAGAAATGATGTCTAAGCTTCAGGGATGGCGCGAGGTTGTTTATACATACCGTGACCATTTGGGACTGAAAAAATTGCTGCAGATGGTGCCTGTTGCCGGCATGCTGTTCGGAGCATATACAAATCGTTCGATGGTTAAGGATATTGCTGAAACAGGGATTATGTTATATCAGAAAAGAAGAATTCTTGAAAGGCTGGAGTCTGATCCAGCGATGATAATAGAAGAAAAAGGAACTCAGCGCTGA
- a CDS encoding aldo/keto reductase, which translates to MAKNLQDTTLLHNGVKMPWFGLGVFKVEEGSEVVNSVKWAIEAGYKSIDTAAVYGNEEGVGQGIKESRVPREELFITTKVWNADQGYESTLKAFDESMKKLGLEYLDLYLVHWPVKGKYKDTWRALETLYKEGKVKAIGVSNFQIHHLEDVIKDAEIVPMVNQVEYHPRLTQKELQAFCKQHSIQLEAWSPLMQGKLLDDETLTEIAEKHGKSVAQVILRWDLQNEVVTIPKSVKEHRIYDNASIFDFELSQEEVERIDGLNRDERVGPDPDNFDF; encoded by the coding sequence ATGGCGAAAAATCTGCAGGATACAACTTTATTACATAATGGCGTGAAAATGCCTTGGTTCGGGCTTGGGGTATTCAAGGTAGAAGAAGGATCTGAAGTTGTCAATTCAGTAAAATGGGCAATTGAAGCAGGATACAAAAGCATTGATACTGCTGCTGTCTATGGAAATGAAGAAGGCGTAGGCCAAGGGATTAAAGAAAGCCGAGTTCCCCGCGAAGAGTTATTCATCACAACAAAAGTGTGGAATGCTGATCAAGGATATGAATCCACATTAAAAGCATTTGATGAAAGCATGAAAAAGCTAGGTTTGGAATACTTAGATTTATATCTTGTTCACTGGCCTGTAAAAGGAAAGTATAAAGATACATGGAGAGCGCTTGAGACGCTTTATAAAGAAGGAAAAGTAAAAGCAATTGGCGTGAGCAACTTTCAGATTCACCATCTTGAGGATGTGATCAAGGATGCTGAGATTGTGCCGATGGTTAATCAGGTAGAATACCACCCACGGCTAACTCAAAAAGAACTTCAGGCATTCTGCAAGCAGCACAGCATTCAGCTTGAAGCCTGGTCACCGCTTATGCAGGGAAAACTTCTTGATGATGAAACGTTAACTGAAATTGCTGAAAAGCACGGTAAATCTGTAGCTCAAGTCATCTTGCGCTGGGATCTTCAGAACGAAGTTGTAACGATTCCAAAGTCCGTAAAAGAACATCGCATCTATGACAATGCATCGATCTTTGATTTTGAATTATCACAAGAAGAGGTGGAACGCATCGATGGATTAAACCGCGATGAGCGTGTAGGTCCTGATCCGGATAATTTTGATTTTTAA
- a CDS encoding class D sortase codes for MIIFKTFSLLLIIGGLLFTGYGVWQIVETNVKTNQSLADAQAAIRSSEEKKMPSPSQEKRYEPEIGDAVGILKIDRLNAELPIVEGTDPDDLEKGVGHYKGSYFPNENGQIVLSGHRDTVFRKAGDLIIGDSLKILLPYGEFEYKIKSTKIVDADDMSIITLQNEKEELILTTCYPFSFVGNAPERYIIYAEKVN; via the coding sequence ATGATTATATTCAAAACCTTTTCACTCTTATTAATTATCGGAGGCCTTCTTTTTACGGGATATGGTGTATGGCAGATTGTTGAGACAAATGTAAAAACAAATCAGTCATTGGCAGACGCACAAGCTGCGATCAGGTCATCAGAGGAAAAGAAAATGCCTTCTCCATCACAAGAGAAAAGGTATGAACCGGAGATTGGGGATGCTGTCGGTATTCTTAAAATTGACCGCTTAAATGCAGAGCTGCCGATTGTAGAAGGAACAGATCCGGATGATCTGGAAAAAGGAGTAGGGCATTATAAGGGGAGCTACTTTCCGAATGAAAACGGCCAGATCGTGCTGTCAGGGCACAGAGATACAGTGTTCCGTAAAGCGGGAGATCTGATAATTGGCGATTCATTAAAAATTCTACTGCCATATGGCGAATTTGAATACAAAATAAAGTCCACTAAAATTGTCGATGCAGATGACATGAGCATTATCACGCTTCAAAATGAAAAAGAAGAGCTCATTTTAACAACGTGCTACCCTTTCAGTTTTGTCGGTAATGCGCCCGAGCGCTACATTATTTATGCGGAAAAAGTAAATTAG